One part of the Musa acuminata AAA Group cultivar baxijiao chromosome BXJ1-5, Cavendish_Baxijiao_AAA, whole genome shotgun sequence genome encodes these proteins:
- the LOC135673447 gene encoding V-type proton ATPase subunit G-like, with amino-acid sequence MDSNRRQSGIQQLLAAEQEAQRIVNEARNAKMARLKQAKEEADKEIAAYRAQMEAEFQKKVAQSSGDSGANVKRLELETEEKIQHLKSQAANISNDVGQMLLKHVTTVKN; translated from the exons ATGGATTCCAACAGGCGTCAGAGTGGAATTCAGCAATTGTTGGCTGCAGAGCAGGAAGCACAACGCATTGTCAATGAGGCTAGAAATG CCAAAATGGCAAGGCTGAAGCAGGCTAAAGAAGAAGCAGATAAGGAGATTGCTGCATATCGGGCACAAATGGAAGCCGAGTTTCAGAAGAAGGTTGCTCAG AGCAGTGGAGATTCTGGTGCAAATGTTAAGCGGCTTGAGCTAGAAACTGAGGAAAAGATCCAGCACCTCAAGTCACAGGCAGCCAATATTTCCAACGATGTGGGTCAAATGCTTTTGAAGCATGTGACCACCGTGAAGAATTAG